In the Leptolyngbya sp. FACHB-261 genome, GGCTGGTTTGATTGAGCGGGCGATGCAATTCGGCACCAGCAGCCTCATGGGGATTGTCATGGGCCGCACAGATCTTTCTGACTTTGATGTCGAAAAGATCCTGGGTCAATTGCAAGTGCTACGCGGCAAAGTTTCTGATCAAGTCGGCGATAAAATTCCTGGTCTTTCCAGTGGTGGCACGGTTGCTGCCGATGTTGAGAATTACCTGGTCAATTCCTACTCTTGGAAACTAAATCGCGAGAGCGTTGAAGTTGACTTTCCCGAAGTTCTCTACGATCCGGAAGCAGATCCAGGAGCAGTTCGTGCCCAAATTGAGCGCCTCAACCGCAGGCGCTTTGTGGAACTGCTCAACCAGCGCGGTGATATGACTCCAGAGAGAGTCGCCAGTTTAGCTGACCAGTTAGAGGGACTGCGCACTTCAGTCCTAACTCGGGTGCAGGCTCAGGAGCTGGAACAACAGGCTACCGATCTACGCACCCAGGTTGAGCAATACCTCAGCACTGCCAATCGGACCGACCTGCTCACGCAAACCAGTGTTCAGCCCAGCTTCCGCGCTATTTTGAGCGACCCCAATGCTGAGTATGAGCAATTCACTGATCGCTTGCGTCAGTTTGACCGCAATACCCTAACGGCGGTACTGACCCGACGCAATGACCTCAGCCTGGATGAAGTCAACCAGGTGGCAAACTACCTAGAGGACACTCGCAATCAGGTGCTGCGCGAAGCTGAAGAAATTCACTTCCGCTCCAAGTCTGAAGCTGAAGCGTTGCGGATTCGAGTTGAATCTTACCTTCGCAACACGGGCAAGGACGAGCTGAGCCCTGATGGTATTAAGCGCGATGTGCAAAAGCTCTTAGAAGACCCTCAAGCCGGAGCCAGCGCCCTGCGCAGAAGGCTGTCCCAGTTTGACCGCAGTACTCTGGTGCAGTTGTTGAGCCAGCGTCAGGATCTCAGCGAGCAACAGATCAACCAAACCATTGACCAAGTTGAGTCGGTGCGGGACAACATTCTGCACGGACCGCAGAAATTGGCTGGCAAGGCTCAAGATCAAGTCGACCAGGTGACCAGTACCCTTGCTGAATACCTGCGCAACACTGGTAAGGACGCGCTAAACCCCGAAGGTATCCAGCGCGATCTGCAAACGCTGCTGCACGATCCCAAGCAAGGTGCCTCGGCTTTGCGTTCCCGCCTGTCTCAAGTTGATCGTGACACCCTGGTGAAGCTGCTCAGTCAACGGCAAGACCTCAGCGAAGACCAGGTCAATCAGATCATTGACCAGGTGCAATCAACGATTCGCAGCCTCGTGCGCGCACCTCGTCGTTTGGCTTCACGGGCTCAAAACCGAGTCATGGAGTTCGAATCAGAGCTCGAAAACTATCTACGCAACACCAACAAAGAAGAACTCAATCCCGAAGGTATCAAGCGTGACCTGCAATTACTGCTGAGCAATCCACGCGCTGGGGCTTACAACCTCGGGGAACGCCTAGGTAGCGTTGATCGCTCCACGGTTGTGTCACTTTTGTCGCAACGTAGCGACATGAGCGAAGAAGAAGCGAACCGCATCTTCGATCAAATTGAGTCTGTACGGACTCAGTTTGTGGAACAGGTCCGTTCGATTCAATCCAGAATTCAATCGGCGATTGATAGCGTCTTCGAGCGGATTCGGACTTATCTGAACTCGCTGGAGCGCCCAGAGCTGAACTATGACGGGATCAGACGGGATCTGCGTACCCTGTTTGATGATCCGCAGGCTGGCTTTGATGCTCTCCGGTCTCGTCTCAGCCAGGTTGATCGCGGCACTTTGGTCGCTCTGCTTAGCTCTCGCGAGGATATTTCCGAAGCGGATGCTAACCGCTTGATGGATCAGATTGAAGGAGCACGCACCAGTGTTCTCCAACGAGCTGAGCGCTTACAGCTTGAGACGCAGCAGCGGCTAGCAGATGTAAAGCGGCAGGCCCAGAAGCAAGCCGAGGAAACTCGTAAGGCGGCGGCCAGTGCAGCCTGGTGGCTGTTTGGTACAGCACTGGTTTCTGCTATCGCCTCAGCCGGGGCTGGGATTTTAGCCGCACGCTAAAGCCTCGCTAATTTTGGTTCCAGAAGAAGCCCCTCTTAGGAGGGGCTTTTTTTAGCGTTATTTGTTCAGCCTTTTCTGAGTCAGCCTGCTTTAACGGAAGTGTGACTTAAGAAGCCGAACCTGTTGAGTTGTTGCGCTTACTGGCAGAGAGTTTGCGCATGGCTAATAGCCCGGCGGCTAGAGCCCCCAGGGCGACAGTACTACCAGGCTCAGGGACTGAAGTTGCAGCCCTTTGGGTAAAGGTATAGGTGCCAGTCAAGGCATTATCACTGAGGGCAGTCCCATTAAAAGTGCCAGGTTCTGCATTCTCGAAGGAACCAGAGGTCCTCAGCAAGTCCCCAGCAGGATTAATGCCAACAAAATCTGCTCCCAACAGAATGCCATAGCCAAAAATTGCAGCTGGCAATTCTTCGCTACTACTCAAATCATCTTCCTTAGTCCAAGATGCTGTTCCCAACCGAAAACCAAATGTGGTTAGCGGAATGAAAGAATAATCGAACTCAGGTGACGGCAAATTTGAGTCGTCAAAGCTGAAGAAGCCGGTGATTGGATCTCCCGATTTCAGACCAAATTCCTGAAAGTCTCTATCGACCGTTCCATTAATCGTGTATTCAACAATAGCGGCCTGAGCAACAGGAGCTAAGCTCAATGTGCCTAGGGTAAGAACGGCTGCCCCTGCAATCTTGAGCGTCTGTTTCGTAATGGACATAACTGTTGCCTTTACTCAAAGAGTGACTGGTCAGCAGCAAGAACGCCCTGAAGTCTTCTGCAGCAATTCACCTAGTATCTATAAAGCTTTGTCAGGAGGAAAACATTTTTCAGTGAATCTACATCAAGTCGGCTCATTTTATGAAGTAGTTATGAACTTCTGACGTTGCTGCCAGCGGAAGGAGCTGGAGAGCTAATCTTCACCTCTCGGAATTTCCCTTAAAATCCAGTTCTTTAACTCGTCTTACTAATAAGCTGGAATTATCTTTGACGAATAGGAATCTCAATTGAGAATTCTGTACCCTGACTTGAATCCGAGCAACATTTCAACTCGCCGCCATGCTTTTTGACAACAATCTGATAGCTAATCGATAATCCCAAGCCTGTCCCTTTGCCCACAGGTTTAGTCGTAAAAAATGGATCAAATAAGTGCGCTTTCAGAGATTCAGCAATGCCTGGCCCATTGTTCCAAATTCGAATCGCTACACGCTCGCTACTGAGCTGTCTAGTTTGAATTCGAATGGTTGGGGTTAGGTCGTGCTGCTGCCATTGCTCGTTACCCAAAGCTTCATCTAGAGCATCAATGGCATTGGTCAAGAGGTTCATAAGTACTTGATTCAACTGACCTGGATAGCACTCAATAGTCGGCAATTCGCTATACTCTTTGACCATTCGAATACCAGGGTGACCTGCCCTTTCTTTCAAGCGGTGTTGTAGCAGCAGCAATGTATTGTCAATGCCCTGATGAATATCCACCGGTTTGCTCTCCGCCTCGTCGAGCCGGGAGAAGTTGCGCAAAGACAGCACGATTTCCCGAATTCGGCTGGCTCCCACTTCCATTGAGGAGAGCAGCTTAGGCAAATCTTCGAGCAGGAACTCCAGATCCATTTCTTGAATCGCCTGTTGCAGCTCAGGTGAGGGATTGGGATAGTGCGTTTGATAAAGCTCGATCAGCTTTAGCAGAGTCTGCATATAGTCTCGGGCAGGGCTGAGATTACTGTAGATAAAGCTGACCGGATTATTAATCTCATGCGCAACCCCAGCTACCATTTGCCCCAAACTGGACATCTTTTCACTCTGAATCAGGTGAGTTTGAGTTTGCTGCAACTGCTGGAGGGTTTCGTGGAGGTAGGCGTTTTTGTCCTGCAATTCTAAAGTACGTTGTTCTACTTTTAGCTCCAAGGTACGCGAGTATTCCTCTAGCTGATGGTGAGACAGTTGCAGTTGCTCGGTCATTTGATTAAATGCTCTTGCCAGAACACCCAGCTCGTCTTGGCGCTCAATTTGCACTGTTTGATTCCAGTGGCCTCTAGAAAGGGCTGTTGCCGCAGCGCTCAGTCGCAGGATCGGCTTCACTATCCAACGCGAGGTTAGTAAGCCTGAGACTAAGGCAACGAGAAGAGCAC is a window encoding:
- a CDS encoding MFS transporter encodes the protein MFGSLEITWKLASLQYWLAQVPVDNGVVRPEDAALVYSGPQFFIALIAGIVLAFALQLLLTNLSVALGISALGNLSHSDSSDHDHDSSGSLGGTIKKVGLAVGLWTLVTVTLALFVACLLAVKLSLIASETLGAIVGLVIWAAYFMLLIVVSSSTVGSLVGSVVNTATSTFQAIVGTAAAALGGKAVNDQVVSTAEAAAAAVGRQLRTAVDPISIRENLEDYLATVRRPELDMQSIRGDFERLLSDADLKAPGVRERLGNINRQTFVDLVRSRTDLSKRDVDKIADQLEVVWRQVVGQQPKADSTAELLEYLRSANAQQLKSDELSRRLDQVVAELRNNNNNPSNAKPDEQKSAGLIERAMQFGTSSLMGIVMGRTDLSDFDVEKILGQLQVLRGKVSDQVGDKIPGLSSGGTVAADVENYLVNSYSWKLNRESVEVDFPEVLYDPEADPGAVRAQIERLNRRRFVELLNQRGDMTPERVASLADQLEGLRTSVLTRVQAQELEQQATDLRTQVEQYLSTANRTDLLTQTSVQPSFRAILSDPNAEYEQFTDRLRQFDRNTLTAVLTRRNDLSLDEVNQVANYLEDTRNQVLREAEEIHFRSKSEAEALRIRVESYLRNTGKDELSPDGIKRDVQKLLEDPQAGASALRRRLSQFDRSTLVQLLSQRQDLSEQQINQTIDQVESVRDNILHGPQKLAGKAQDQVDQVTSTLAEYLRNTGKDALNPEGIQRDLQTLLHDPKQGASALRSRLSQVDRDTLVKLLSQRQDLSEDQVNQIIDQVQSTIRSLVRAPRRLASRAQNRVMEFESELENYLRNTNKEELNPEGIKRDLQLLLSNPRAGAYNLGERLGSVDRSTVVSLLSQRSDMSEEEANRIFDQIESVRTQFVEQVRSIQSRIQSAIDSVFERIRTYLNSLERPELNYDGIRRDLRTLFDDPQAGFDALRSRLSQVDRGTLVALLSSREDISEADANRLMDQIEGARTSVLQRAERLQLETQQRLADVKRQAQKQAEETRKAAASAAWWLFGTALVSAIASAGAGILAAR
- a CDS encoding PEP-CTERM sorting domain-containing protein (PEP-CTERM proteins occur, often in large numbers, in the proteomes of bacteria that also encode an exosortase, a predicted intramembrane cysteine proteinase. The presence of a PEP-CTERM domain at a protein's C-terminus predicts cleavage within the sorting domain, followed by covalent anchoring to some some component of the (usually Gram-negative) cell surface. Many PEP-CTERM proteins exhibit an unusual sequence composition that includes large numbers of potential glycosylation sites. Expression of one such protein has been shown restore the ability of a bacterium to form floc, a type of biofilm.) → MSITKQTLKIAGAAVLTLGTLSLAPVAQAAIVEYTINGTVDRDFQEFGLKSGDPITGFFSFDDSNLPSPEFDYSFIPLTTFGFRLGTASWTKEDDLSSSEELPAAIFGYGILLGADFVGINPAGDLLRTSGSFENAEPGTFNGTALSDNALTGTYTFTQRAATSVPEPGSTVALGALAAGLLAMRKLSASKRNNSTGSAS
- a CDS encoding ATP-binding protein, which produces MPLRVVLVVPFVIQICAAVGLTGWLALRNGQQAVNEVTTQLRSETSARIQQRLQAYIATPHQINQSNIDAVQAGLLQAQSFPLMEAYFWRQMRSFDTVGFIGFGNQQGEFIGVERRADGQLAVNVRDRSTGTSIFAYITNAEGQRTRLIEVTPNYDARVRPWYTAAVKAGMPIWGEVYTYLGNEPAVALSANQPLYDEQGKLLGVMSADLNLARIGDFLRSLEIGRSGQTFIMERSGLLVASSTLQQPFVLTEQGTERIQAAESKDSLIRATSLHLLEHFGSFAKIRKSQQSAFELEGARQLLQVTPFTDGRGLDWLIVVVVPEADFMERIDENTRYTVLLCFGALLVALVSGLLTSRWIVKPILRLSAAATALSRGHWNQTVQIERQDELGVLARAFNQMTEQLQLSHHQLEEYSRTLELKVEQRTLELQDKNAYLHETLQQLQQTQTHLIQSEKMSSLGQMVAGVAHEINNPVSFIYSNLSPARDYMQTLLKLIELYQTHYPNPSPELQQAIQEMDLEFLLEDLPKLLSSMEVGASRIREIVLSLRNFSRLDEAESKPVDIHQGIDNTLLLLQHRLKERAGHPGIRMVKEYSELPTIECYPGQLNQVLMNLLTNAIDALDEALGNEQWQQHDLTPTIRIQTRQLSSERVAIRIWNNGPGIAESLKAHLFDPFFTTKPVGKGTGLGLSISYQIVVKKHGGELKCCSDSSQGTEFSIEIPIRQR